The following proteins come from a genomic window of Achromobacter sp. AONIH1:
- a CDS encoding fimbrial protein: MKSLSLTKAAVLIALAASAQAALAADGTVNFVGKLIDTPCSVSPNSANLTVPLGSVSTTSMNGGVGKRSTPAKFTIDLLNCSPAAGATATVSFTGTADASGNRLRVGVGEASGFATGVSIEIADSAGTPINLGASSVAYPLVAGNNPLRFQASYYSTAATVTAGTGNAVAQFTVAYQ; the protein is encoded by the coding sequence ATGAAATCCCTCTCCCTCACCAAGGCCGCCGTGCTCATCGCGCTGGCCGCATCCGCCCAGGCTGCCCTCGCCGCCGACGGCACCGTGAACTTCGTTGGCAAGCTCATCGACACGCCGTGCTCGGTTTCGCCCAATAGCGCGAACCTGACCGTGCCGCTGGGCTCCGTGTCCACGACGTCGATGAACGGCGGCGTGGGCAAGCGCTCGACGCCCGCCAAGTTCACCATCGATCTGCTGAATTGCAGCCCCGCCGCTGGCGCCACCGCCACCGTGTCGTTCACGGGCACGGCCGACGCCAGCGGCAACAGGCTGCGCGTCGGCGTAGGTGAAGCGAGCGGCTTCGCCACCGGCGTCTCCATCGAAATCGCTGACTCGGCGGGCACGCCGATCAACCTGGGTGCGTCGTCGGTCGCCTATCCGCTGGTGGCGGGCAACAACCCCCTGCGATTCCAGGCCTCGTATTACTCCACGGCGGCCACGGTAACTGCCGGCACGGGTAACGCGGTCGCGCAATTCACTGTCGCTTACCAGTAA
- a CDS encoding PIN domain-containing protein, with translation MSGIVRRLVLRLAEAGVYQPVWTERIGEEWRRNASRIWEIPPEVMAEQWADMNARFPQALERDAQAYEASLRYSDPKDFHVIAAGLARRARCGLQQVPVVQVMTWNLKDFNRSELRRQGLDVYNPDRMLAQWWQEDAGRMRAAVARIPADYVALGREPEALAATLHRERLYRLKSLVARDAASAEATQV, from the coding sequence ATGTCCGGCATCGTCCGTCGACTGGTTCTCCGGCTGGCCGAGGCCGGCGTCTACCAGCCGGTCTGGACCGAACGCATCGGCGAGGAATGGCGACGCAACGCCTCGCGCATCTGGGAGATCCCGCCGGAAGTCATGGCGGAGCAATGGGCGGACATGAACGCGCGCTTTCCGCAGGCCCTGGAGCGTGACGCCCAGGCCTACGAAGCCTCGCTGCGCTACAGCGACCCCAAGGACTTCCACGTGATCGCGGCCGGGCTGGCCAGGCGCGCGCGCTGCGGCCTGCAGCAAGTGCCCGTGGTGCAGGTGATGACCTGGAACCTGAAGGACTTCAACCGCTCGGAACTGCGCCGCCAGGGACTGGACGTCTACAACCCCGACCGCATGCTGGCGCAATGGTGGCAGGAAGACGCCGGGCGCATGCGCGCCGCCGTGGCGCGGATACCCGCGGACTACGTGGCCCTGGGCCGCGAACCCGAGGCGCTTGCCGCGACGCTGCACCGCGAGCGCCTGTACCGCCTGAAATCCCTGGTCGCGCGCGATGCTGCCAGCGCCGAGGCCACGCAAGTCTGA
- a CDS encoding carbon-nitrogen hydrolase family protein, whose amino-acid sequence MTISTVAALQIGSSPEGKTRTLEHVLAFESEIAAAGAALVVMPEALLGGYPKGEIFGTRLGYRLPEGREAYARYHDNAIDVPGPETEALAGLSRRTGASLVVGVIERGGSTLYCTALYFDPSAGLVAKHRKLMPTGTERLIWGQGDGSTLPVVDTPAGRVGGAICWENHMPLLRAAMYAKGVQIWCAPTVDERDIWQCSMRHIAHEGRCFVISACQVQPSPAELGLDVPGWDSQRPLINGGSVIIGPLGDVLAGPLHGQTGLLTARIDTAELVRARYDFDVSGHYARPDIFSLTVDERARPAVRYLS is encoded by the coding sequence ATGACCATCAGCACCGTCGCCGCCCTGCAAATCGGCTCGTCCCCCGAAGGCAAAACCCGCACGCTGGAACACGTACTCGCATTCGAATCCGAGATCGCCGCCGCCGGCGCCGCGCTGGTCGTCATGCCCGAGGCGCTGCTGGGCGGCTATCCCAAGGGCGAGATCTTCGGCACCCGGCTGGGCTACCGCCTGCCCGAAGGCCGCGAGGCCTATGCGCGCTATCACGACAACGCCATCGACGTGCCGGGACCGGAAACCGAGGCGCTGGCGGGCCTGTCGCGGCGCACCGGCGCCAGCCTGGTGGTGGGCGTGATCGAGCGCGGCGGCAGCACGCTGTATTGCACTGCGCTGTACTTCGATCCCTCGGCCGGCCTGGTCGCCAAGCACCGCAAGCTGATGCCCACGGGCACCGAGCGCCTGATCTGGGGCCAGGGCGATGGCTCCACCCTGCCGGTGGTCGACACGCCGGCCGGCCGCGTCGGCGGCGCCATCTGCTGGGAAAACCACATGCCGCTGCTGCGCGCCGCCATGTATGCGAAAGGCGTGCAGATCTGGTGCGCGCCCACCGTGGACGAGCGCGACATCTGGCAATGCTCGATGCGCCATATCGCCCACGAAGGCCGCTGCTTCGTGATCAGCGCCTGCCAGGTGCAGCCCTCGCCCGCCGAGCTGGGCCTGGACGTGCCGGGCTGGGACAGCCAGCGTCCGCTGATCAATGGCGGCTCGGTCATCATCGGCCCGCTGGGCGACGTGCTGGCCGGCCCGCTGCATGGCCAGACGGGCCTGCTGACCGCCCGCATCGACACCGCCGAGCTGGTCCGCGCGCGCTACGACTTCGATGTATCCGGGCACTATGCCCGGCCCGACATCTTCAGCCTGACGGTGGACGAACGGGCCAGGCCGGCCGTCCGCTACCTCTCCTGA
- a CDS encoding LysR substrate-binding domain-containing protein gives MKKTDIASTAPRVAAGDPTDWNLPDLNLLKVFEAIYDEGGAGRAALRLGVTQSAVSAALARLRALYGDPLFTRTGRGLAPSLRARELRPVIGEALDKCRQSLALARPGRAGVAGRSVTLGLSDDFEIALGRDLMDRLAIEAPGLRVIFRQAHSRMAADMLMAREADLVIASGGLSAAALQKALVGHGGYACLLDPASLRRGQKALSVEEFVRREHVLVSSGGFIGVVDEVLHGMGLKRRVQASTSHFSALAFLLRGGAALATLPEHAARGLARAAGLALLPCPVAMPGYAIELGWRADALRDPAASALRRCLQPLLEQYLWRTLSV, from the coding sequence ATGAAGAAAACTGATATCGCATCGACGGCCCCGCGCGTGGCGGCTGGGGATCCGACGGACTGGAATCTGCCCGATCTGAATCTGCTCAAGGTGTTCGAGGCGATCTACGACGAAGGCGGCGCGGGCCGCGCCGCCTTGCGGCTGGGCGTGACGCAGTCCGCGGTCAGCGCGGCGCTGGCACGGTTGCGCGCGCTCTACGGCGATCCGCTGTTCACGCGCACCGGACGCGGGCTGGCCCCGAGCCTGCGGGCGCGCGAACTGCGGCCCGTGATCGGCGAGGCGCTGGACAAGTGCCGCCAGAGCCTGGCGCTGGCGCGGCCAGGCCGCGCGGGCGTGGCGGGCCGCTCGGTCACGCTGGGACTGTCCGATGACTTCGAGATCGCGCTGGGACGGGACCTCATGGACCGGCTGGCCATCGAGGCGCCGGGCCTGCGCGTGATCTTCCGGCAGGCGCACAGCCGGATGGCGGCGGACATGCTGATGGCGCGCGAGGCCGATCTGGTGATCGCGTCCGGAGGACTTAGCGCGGCCGCCTTGCAGAAGGCGCTGGTCGGTCATGGCGGCTACGCCTGTCTGCTGGATCCCGCCAGCCTGCGGCGTGGCCAGAAAGCGCTGTCGGTCGAGGAGTTCGTGCGCCGGGAACATGTGCTGGTGTCGTCGGGCGGCTTCATCGGCGTGGTGGACGAGGTGCTGCACGGCATGGGCCTGAAGCGTCGCGTGCAGGCCTCGACCTCGCATTTTTCCGCGCTGGCCTTCCTGTTGCGCGGCGGCGCGGCGCTGGCCACGCTGCCCGAGCATGCCGCGCGCGGCCTGGCGCGGGCGGCAGGCTTGGCGCTGCTGCCGTGTCCCGTCGCCATGCCGGGCTATGCCATCGAGCTGGGTTGGCGCGCCGATGCCTTGCGCGATCCGGCCGCGTCTGCGTTGCGGCGATGTCTGCAGCCGCTGCTGGAGCAGTATCTCTGGCGCACCCTGTCCGTTTGA
- a CDS encoding response regulator transcription factor — protein sequence MSPQSVKVLVADDHPAVCAGVRHALIQSPNINVSCAPRSAGGMQQALEAAAYDVLVCEYAMLGGLSAGSAPCLEVIRQRYPGLRIVILTRLENAGVVHMLLSRGVHCIVSKVDELSHLLPAILRARGDGRYLSPRIEALAQAAGYGRAGLLALTLREMEVVRLFLAGLTVNEIAQRLDRSKKTISTQKGTAMLKLGVQSDIELLRYGIETGLADA from the coding sequence ATGAGTCCACAAAGCGTGAAAGTCCTGGTCGCGGATGATCATCCCGCGGTCTGTGCCGGCGTGCGGCATGCGTTAATCCAATCCCCCAACATCAACGTCAGCTGTGCGCCGCGCAGCGCGGGTGGCATGCAGCAGGCGCTCGAAGCCGCGGCCTATGACGTACTCGTATGCGAGTACGCGATGCTGGGCGGCTTGAGCGCCGGCTCAGCGCCTTGTCTGGAGGTGATCAGGCAGCGTTATCCGGGCCTGCGCATTGTCATCCTCACGCGGCTGGAGAACGCTGGCGTCGTGCACATGCTGTTGAGCCGGGGCGTGCATTGCATCGTTAGCAAGGTCGACGAGCTTAGCCATCTGCTGCCGGCGATCCTGCGCGCGCGCGGCGACGGGCGCTATCTGTCGCCGCGCATCGAGGCGCTGGCGCAGGCCGCGGGTTATGGCCGGGCGGGCCTGCTGGCGTTGACCTTGCGCGAGATGGAAGTGGTCCGGCTGTTTCTGGCTGGCCTGACGGTCAACGAGATCGCGCAGCGGCTGGACCGCAGCAAGAAGACCATCAGCACGCAGAAGGGCACCGCCATGCTCAAGCTGGGCGTGCAGAGCGATATCGAGCTGTTGCGTTACGGCATAGAGACGGGTCTGGCCGACGCCTAG
- a CDS encoding EAL domain-containing protein, with product MIETILVVDEYDTHRVGLASVLRKATGADVIAARNGRIALDEIRQQRWDIVVLDLDLPDMTGLQLIDALARHGGAGGIILTSGHPARLVQAAAAYAQSRGISVLATLEKPLKSGRVRAVAATLQGELRMQRDAALVSKPQAAVSRLSRDDLLLALATGRIEGHLQPQHHVDSGRLRGAEILARWRNDDGTLLEPAVFLPAFEGAGLMRPLTDYMIEQALAAQIRLAWIRDLSISINIPTGIASSVDWAQQLAQQARLAGATPSRLVIEIIEDGDASAIPALTGAVTQLRLRGFNCAIDDFGTGSSSLDRLLWVPFNELKIDRHMISQARHHPHARRILSSTIGMARGLGIAVVIEGIESEDDLKLVTGLGGQITQGYLHGKAMTLEAFEIYAATQRTRQRPPATLAAIATC from the coding sequence ATGATCGAGACCATCCTCGTCGTCGATGAATACGACACGCACCGCGTGGGCCTGGCAAGCGTGCTGCGCAAGGCCACTGGCGCGGACGTCATCGCCGCGCGCAACGGCAGGATCGCGCTGGACGAGATCCGCCAGCAGCGATGGGACATCGTGGTGCTCGACCTCGACCTGCCCGACATGACCGGCCTGCAATTGATCGACGCATTGGCGCGGCACGGCGGCGCCGGCGGCATCATCCTGACCAGCGGGCATCCCGCCCGCCTGGTCCAGGCCGCGGCGGCCTACGCGCAATCGCGCGGCATCAGCGTCCTGGCCACGCTGGAAAAGCCGCTGAAGTCCGGCCGCGTGCGCGCCGTGGCCGCCACGCTGCAAGGCGAGCTGCGCATGCAGCGCGACGCCGCGCTCGTCAGCAAACCGCAAGCGGCTGTTTCAAGGCTGTCGCGCGACGACCTGCTGCTGGCGCTGGCCACCGGCCGCATCGAAGGCCACCTGCAGCCACAGCACCATGTCGACAGCGGCCGCCTGCGCGGCGCCGAGATACTGGCGCGCTGGCGCAACGACGACGGCACGCTGCTGGAGCCGGCCGTCTTCCTGCCGGCGTTCGAAGGCGCAGGCCTGATGCGACCGTTGACCGACTACATGATCGAGCAGGCGCTCGCCGCCCAGATCCGGCTGGCCTGGATACGCGACCTGAGCATCAGCATCAACATTCCCACCGGCATCGCCAGCTCCGTCGACTGGGCGCAACAGCTGGCCCAGCAGGCGAGGCTGGCTGGCGCCACGCCCAGCCGCCTGGTGATCGAAATCATCGAGGACGGCGACGCCTCGGCCATCCCCGCCCTGACCGGCGCGGTGACCCAATTGCGCCTGCGCGGCTTCAATTGCGCGATCGATGACTTCGGCACGGGCAGCTCATCGCTGGACCGCCTGCTGTGGGTGCCGTTCAACGAACTGAAGATCGATCGCCACATGATCAGCCAGGCGCGCCACCATCCGCACGCGCGGCGCATCCTGTCCAGCACGATAGGCATGGCGCGCGGGCTGGGCATCGCGGTCGTGATCGAAGGCATCGAGTCCGAAGACGACCTGAAGCTCGTGACCGGCCTGGGTGGACAGATCACCCAGGGCTATCTGCACGGCAAGGCCATGACGCTGGAAGCGTTTGAAATCTATGCCGCCACGCAGCGGACCCGGCAACGCCCGCCCGCCACGCTGGCCGCCATCGCGACCTGCTGA
- a CDS encoding response regulator transcription factor, whose amino-acid sequence MHTGTHASYLPEDREEAHIGHKPEDAGGARTAGSSLYVALVGHERQQADQLARLLTQQGFQVGVFDAWPERVSPGGVDLIVLDLGDAMAGDGVDLIARIRSQVRNMPPILALTAAVAESELADLYDAGADDVMFKPLRIAVFAARVLALARRVYPSQELQTDVLKVGAYVIDVAARRLHLNAQPVKLSSREFDLALYLFRNVGRLVSRSTLEKAIWGRELGVDSKTVDTHIYRLRVKLRLQPENGLQLASVYAQGFRLIQVVTLS is encoded by the coding sequence ATGCACACCGGGACACACGCTTCCTATCTGCCCGAGGATCGCGAGGAAGCCCACATCGGGCATAAACCAGAGGATGCTGGCGGAGCCAGAACGGCCGGCTCATCGCTGTATGTCGCGCTCGTCGGACATGAGCGGCAGCAGGCGGACCAACTGGCGCGCCTGTTGACACAGCAAGGCTTCCAGGTCGGCGTATTCGATGCCTGGCCGGAGCGAGTCAGCCCGGGTGGCGTGGATCTGATCGTGCTGGACCTGGGGGACGCCATGGCTGGCGATGGCGTGGACCTGATCGCGCGCATCCGTTCTCAGGTCAGGAACATGCCTCCCATCCTGGCCCTGACGGCGGCGGTGGCGGAATCCGAGTTGGCGGACCTGTACGACGCGGGCGCCGACGATGTCATGTTCAAGCCCTTGCGCATCGCCGTGTTCGCGGCGCGCGTGCTGGCGCTGGCGCGGCGTGTCTATCCAAGCCAGGAGCTGCAGACGGACGTGCTGAAGGTAGGCGCCTATGTCATCGACGTGGCCGCGCGCCGGCTCCATCTCAATGCGCAGCCCGTCAAGCTGTCGAGTCGCGAGTTCGACCTGGCCTTGTATCTGTTCCGCAACGTCGGCCGTCTGGTCAGTCGCTCGACGCTGGAGAAGGCGATCTGGGGCAGGGAGCTGGGCGTCGATTCCAAGACGGTGGACACGCACATCTACCGCCTGCGGGTCAAGCTCAGATTGCAACCGGAAAACGGCCTGCAACTGGCCAGCGTGTATGCGCAGGGTTTTCGCCTGATCCAGGTGGTGACGCTGTCTTGA
- a CDS encoding response regulator transcription factor — MMRATAEIFVIFEEPDARTRQAFLLNSLGLPFQDVDVGPAPLAGEWRLGRGITHLILPVGLNFLLLLRQVRSSFPDATVLAVGEFSAIDRRIHAYMAGADNCLSAQAGPEELAAVLQAIRRKGGADARRVDMAQAVAVARADEDGGRQGVWVLSDGGWMLAAADGTRIDLRKSERTLLQWFAHHEGMEARRNDTISAADGSSITGRSIDVVISRLKRRAEMLGVTLPIRSVRGRGYVFVGHLSVGRNEHSLAEGLALGP; from the coding sequence ATGATGCGTGCCACTGCCGAAATATTCGTCATCTTCGAGGAGCCTGATGCCAGGACGCGCCAGGCATTCCTGCTCAACAGCCTGGGCCTGCCGTTCCAGGATGTCGACGTCGGCCCCGCGCCGCTGGCCGGCGAGTGGCGCCTGGGGCGCGGGATCACGCACCTGATCCTGCCCGTGGGACTGAATTTCCTGCTTCTGCTGCGTCAGGTGCGCAGCAGCTTTCCGGACGCGACCGTACTGGCGGTCGGCGAGTTCTCCGCCATTGATCGGCGCATCCACGCCTATATGGCGGGTGCCGACAATTGCCTGTCCGCGCAGGCCGGCCCGGAAGAACTGGCCGCGGTCCTGCAGGCGATCCGGCGCAAGGGTGGCGCGGATGCCCGGCGTGTCGACATGGCCCAGGCGGTCGCCGTGGCGCGGGCCGACGAGGACGGCGGCAGGCAGGGCGTCTGGGTGCTTTCGGACGGCGGCTGGATGCTGGCGGCCGCCGATGGCACGCGCATAGACCTGCGCAAGTCGGAGCGCACGCTGCTGCAATGGTTCGCGCACCATGAGGGAATGGAGGCGCGGCGCAACGACACGATATCGGCCGCCGATGGCTCCAGCATTACCGGGCGCTCGATCGACGTGGTGATCAGCCGCCTGAAGCGCCGGGCCGAAATGCTGGGCGTCACATTGCCGATCAGGAGCGTGCGAGGCCGTGGCTATGTGTTCGTCGGCCACCTGAGCGTGGGCAGGAACGAACACAGCCTGGCGGAAGGGCTGGCGTTGGGGCCTTGA
- a CDS encoding LysR substrate-binding domain-containing protein → MPELHAFVSVARSGCITAAADGLEMTQGGVSRSIRRLESRLGVILFLRGGRGVTLTEAGRQLFDRVEPSLRVLSDAMMEIDTQASPRSRLTVRSVSTLATRWLIPKLPEFNQQIPNVRVVLQPYAPDDDFLDTQTDCWIVPRPPKGNPWPRHVMATYLAGQHIVPICHPDLAPQILKPEDLLRHPLLYHLEQPDDWRIWLETQSGVQSFSVDSGFSTVAGIIDAVADNFGVGIVPRCLLDADLKTQRVALPFPHPVPSHGGYYFCMLRSRGDDPVLDAFSQWLQRRAQQDLNDF, encoded by the coding sequence ATGCCAGAATTGCACGCCTTCGTGTCCGTCGCGCGCTCCGGATGCATCACCGCGGCCGCGGACGGCCTGGAGATGACACAGGGCGGCGTCAGCCGCAGCATCAGGCGCCTGGAGTCACGGCTGGGCGTCATACTGTTCCTGCGCGGCGGCCGCGGCGTCACGCTGACCGAAGCCGGACGCCAGCTGTTCGATCGGGTCGAGCCGTCGCTGCGCGTGCTCAGCGACGCGATGATGGAGATCGATACGCAGGCCTCGCCGCGCAGCCGGCTCACGGTGCGATCCGTATCGACGCTGGCCACGCGCTGGCTGATCCCCAAGCTGCCGGAGTTCAACCAGCAGATTCCGAATGTGCGTGTCGTATTGCAGCCCTACGCGCCCGACGACGATTTCCTCGATACCCAAACGGATTGCTGGATCGTGCCTCGGCCGCCCAAGGGCAATCCCTGGCCGCGTCATGTCATGGCCACGTACCTGGCGGGGCAACACATCGTGCCGATCTGCCATCCCGATCTCGCGCCCCAGATCCTCAAGCCAGAAGACCTTTTGCGCCATCCGCTGCTTTATCACCTGGAGCAACCGGACGACTGGCGCATCTGGCTGGAGACGCAGAGCGGCGTGCAATCCTTCTCGGTGGATTCCGGCTTCAGCACGGTCGCAGGCATCATCGACGCGGTGGCCGACAATTTCGGCGTCGGCATCGTGCCGCGCTGCCTGCTGGACGCGGACCTGAAGACGCAGCGCGTGGCCTTGCCCTTCCCGCACCCGGTGCCCTCTCACGGCGGCTACTATTTCTGCATGCTGCGCTCGCGCGGCGACGATCCGGTCCTGGACGCGTTCTCGCAATGGCTGCAGCGCCGCGCGCAGCAGGATCTGAACGACTTCTGA
- a CDS encoding LysR substrate-binding domain-containing protein has product MRLLLPSMPELHAFLAVAQVGSFSAAAQTLCVTQGGVSRCVQRLESRLGMPLFLRNGRGVSLTPTGQRLYEQIEPAMRTLADAVASVQAHASPRGVLRLRTVSTLSMRWLVPRLPQFHARMPGVRVIIQPNVLDDDFLEKDVDCWLYWRKSATGQWPRHLRSTYIIGREIVPVCHPSVLPGIHSPADLLRQPLLYHVEAPEMWQQWCEAYGQPAPKMLDSEFNIMAAAIDAVANNFGVVLSPRCLVQMDEQAGRVAVPAGMSISSRRGYFLCTPKTRDGDPLIDAFRSWLLECAATDFEQD; this is encoded by the coding sequence ATGCGATTGCTGCTCCCTTCCATGCCCGAACTCCATGCCTTTCTCGCCGTCGCGCAGGTGGGCAGCTTCTCCGCCGCGGCACAGACCCTGTGCGTTACGCAAGGCGGCGTCAGCCGTTGTGTGCAGCGCCTTGAAAGCCGCCTCGGCATGCCCTTGTTCCTGCGCAACGGCCGTGGCGTTTCGCTGACACCGACAGGGCAACGGTTGTACGAACAGATCGAGCCCGCGATGCGCACGCTGGCGGACGCGGTCGCCAGCGTCCAGGCCCACGCATCGCCGCGCGGCGTGCTGCGCCTGCGCACCGTCTCCACGCTGTCGATGCGCTGGCTGGTGCCGCGCCTGCCCCAATTCCATGCGCGCATGCCAGGCGTGCGCGTGATCATCCAGCCCAACGTGCTGGACGACGATTTCCTCGAAAAGGACGTGGACTGCTGGCTCTACTGGCGCAAATCGGCCACCGGTCAATGGCCCCGGCATCTGCGCAGCACCTACATCATCGGCCGCGAGATCGTGCCCGTCTGCCACCCTTCGGTCCTGCCCGGCATCCATTCGCCCGCGGACCTGCTGCGCCAGCCACTGCTGTATCACGTGGAAGCGCCGGAGATGTGGCAGCAATGGTGCGAGGCCTACGGACAGCCCGCTCCCAAGATGCTGGATTCCGAGTTCAACATCATGGCCGCCGCCATTGACGCGGTGGCCAACAACTTCGGCGTCGTGCTGTCGCCGCGCTGCCTGGTGCAGATGGATGAGCAGGCTGGCCGCGTCGCGGTCCCCGCCGGCATGTCGATCTCGAGCCGCCGTGGCTACTTCCTGTGCACGCCGAAAACGCGCGACGGCGATCCGCTGATCGATGCATTCCGCAGCTGGCTGCTGGAATGCGCGGCCACCGACTTCGAACAAGACTGA
- a CDS encoding response regulator transcription factor: MKIAVLGGKREQAEVTAILLNAIGHECSVHGQGSVFLQSGQAQDYDFFVVDAGLSTGGMDPLLVGKVRAAAGRAQPILLLAEAADLENCVTSSLEDGADDCMSKPVRAGELAARVGALLRRAYPDQALPADLIRVGDYEIDPVGRTAMLRGQPVKLSRREFDLGLYLFRHIGRLVPRIVLEKAIWGRSLEFDSKTLDTHVYRLRVKLQLQPENGLQLSSVYAQGFRLMPVMALAASQKAYA; this comes from the coding sequence ATGAAGATCGCAGTGTTGGGTGGCAAGCGCGAACAGGCCGAAGTGACGGCCATCTTGTTGAACGCGATTGGGCACGAGTGCTCCGTCCACGGACAGGGCAGCGTGTTCCTGCAGTCCGGGCAGGCGCAGGACTACGACTTTTTTGTCGTGGATGCGGGCCTGTCGACGGGGGGCATGGATCCGCTGCTGGTGGGCAAGGTCCGCGCGGCGGCGGGGCGCGCCCAGCCCATCCTGCTGCTGGCGGAGGCGGCGGATCTGGAAAACTGCGTGACCTCCTCGTTGGAAGACGGCGCGGACGATTGCATGAGCAAGCCGGTGCGCGCCGGCGAGCTGGCGGCGCGGGTGGGCGCGCTGCTGCGCCGGGCGTATCCCGATCAGGCGTTGCCGGCCGATCTGATCCGGGTCGGCGACTATGAAATCGATCCCGTGGGCCGGACCGCCATGTTGCGCGGCCAGCCGGTGAAGCTGTCGCGCCGCGAATTCGATCTGGGCCTGTACCTGTTCCGGCATATTGGTCGTCTGGTGCCGCGCATCGTGCTGGAAAAAGCAATCTGGGGCCGCTCGCTGGAATTCGATTCCAAGACGCTGGACACGCATGTCTACCGCTTGCGGGTGAAGCTGCAGTTGCAGCCTGAAAACGGGCTCCAGCTCAGCAGCGTCTACGCGCAGGGATTCCGCCTGATGCCCGTGATGGCGCTCGCCGCCAGCCAGAAAGCCTATGCCTAG
- a CDS encoding NAD(P)H-quinone oxidoreductase, producing the protein MKAVEISRPGGPDVLVPVERPMPEPGPGEVLIKVSAAGINRPDVFQRKGAYPPPRGASDLPGLEVAGEIVSGDAAAGGLAIGDKVCALVAGGGYAEYCVAPAAQCLPIPRGLSDIEAAGLPETYFTVWSNVFDRGGLAEGEALLVHGGASGIGTTAIQLARAMGNPVYATVGSDERARAVEALGAARGINYKTQDFVKEVLDATGGRGVDVVLDMVAGDYIGRDIQCLADDGRIVIIAQLGGAHANVDTAQVMRRRLTITGSTLRPRPVAFKGAIARALRERAWPLLEQGAIKPIVHATFPLAQAAQAHAMMESGENIGKIILTV; encoded by the coding sequence ATGAAGGCTGTTGAAATCTCCCGCCCCGGCGGTCCGGACGTGTTGGTGCCGGTGGAACGACCCATGCCGGAGCCCGGTCCGGGCGAGGTGCTGATCAAGGTCAGCGCGGCCGGCATCAACCGTCCCGACGTATTCCAGCGCAAGGGCGCCTATCCGCCGCCGCGCGGCGCGTCGGACCTGCCCGGCCTGGAAGTGGCCGGCGAAATCGTGTCCGGCGACGCGGCTGCCGGCGGCCTGGCGATCGGCGACAAGGTCTGCGCGCTGGTCGCGGGCGGCGGCTATGCCGAATACTGCGTCGCGCCCGCGGCCCAGTGCCTGCCGATTCCGCGCGGCCTTTCCGACATCGAAGCCGCCGGCCTGCCCGAAACCTACTTCACCGTCTGGAGCAACGTGTTCGACCGCGGCGGTCTGGCCGAGGGCGAGGCGCTGCTGGTCCATGGCGGCGCCAGCGGCATCGGCACCACGGCCATCCAGCTGGCCCGCGCGATGGGCAACCCGGTCTACGCCACCGTCGGCAGCGATGAGCGCGCCCGCGCCGTGGAAGCGCTGGGGGCCGCGCGCGGCATCAACTACAAGACCCAGGACTTCGTGAAGGAAGTGCTGGACGCCACCGGCGGACGCGGCGTGGACGTGGTCCTGGACATGGTGGCGGGCGACTACATCGGTCGCGACATCCAGTGCCTGGCCGACGACGGCCGCATTGTCATCATCGCGCAGCTGGGCGGCGCCCATGCCAATGTGGACACGGCGCAGGTCATGCGTCGCCGGCTCACCATCACCGGTTCCACGCTGCGTCCGCGCCCAGTGGCCTTCAAGGGCGCCATCGCCCGCGCGCTGCGCGAGCGCGCCTGGCCGTTGCTGGAGCAGGGCGCCATCAAGCCGATCGTCCACGCCACCTTCCCGCTGGCCCAGGCCGCCCAGGCCCACGCCATGATGGAAAGCGGCGAGAACATCGGCAAGATCATCCTGACCGTATAG